The following nucleotide sequence is from Synchiropus splendidus isolate RoL2022-P1 chromosome 14, RoL_Sspl_1.0, whole genome shotgun sequence.
TTGCAGAACTGTAGCTGTTTGGAGCCACCCAGCGCAGTTGTTCCTCTCTGTTCAGTTTCCCATCTTTATCTTGGTCATAAAGTTCCTGAAAGCGCACAGTTTCCTCTATCTCCCACTGTGACGGCGTCCCATCttccaaagaaaaagaaaagttggtGAAAAATCTCGATGGAAAGTGGCACCTGGGAAGCTCATCACCTTCACCGCGGACATCTCCGATGAACTCTTTCAGACTGATGAAGCCGTCCGCGTCCCGATCATATTGGTTCAACACGTCTTCAACTGCAAAGTCCTAAACCGTGACGACACATTTGAGCAGATTTAGATTGAAGACGGCAAGATATTTCTGTCTTACAGCCATGCGATCCACTTCTGATGGGTGGGTGAAGGCCAGAAACTCTGAGACGTTCAGGCCTGGTTTGTCGTCCGCGTCGGCAAAATCAAAACGCTTCCTTTCTCTCAGGTGCAGCTGAGAACAGGATGATGACTGAGTTGGGACAGACGCCACAGAAGGTGAGCGAGGACTTAAAGCCTACCTGTCTTAGGGACTCTTGTTCAGGATCCTCTGAGATAACACTTTCATCGAAGGGAAGCAGCTGATCGTGAACAACCATGTTGTACTCTTCCCATGTCACCACACCGTCTTTGTTCGTATCGAACTTCGGAAATCTTTCCTCTGCATCCTCCATTGCATATTTTCGGTAGACGTGCTGGATCCACAGCGTGATTTCCtctgtaaatgtaaacaaagtctTGTCTCTGCTCTCCACAAACTTGACCCCCTGAGATCTCGTACCTTCACTCAGCAGATGGTCAGCGTTTCTGTCGATCCTTTGAACAagctccatcatcttcatcttctgctcAGCAGGAGTGAGTTTCTTCAGCTCGACGTTCTCCTACAAGTGTATGAacgttttaaaaaaatccatttcaCAAACCCACTTCATTCAACATCACCTTCTCTCCCATCAGGATGTTCATGTCGTGGTCGGAGTTGTGTTGCTGCCCGAAGTCGCGATCGTCGTGCAGATGTTGGTGAGAACTTTGTCCCGAACACAACTCAAAAAGCAGCAAAGTCCAAGCCAATAACGAAGAGGTCCCCATCTGAAGAACACAATGCATGAACACAATGCACGAATAGAGtttatataaattataaaaaacACCTGTCAAAGTTACGACTAGCGATGGATGTTGATCAGAGACTAATAACCCATTACCTCCAAAGATAGGAATGAGATAATGACTTGCGACGATAaaagaaatgtaattttaagcgaataaaaacaaaaaaaacaagacgaaTCAGCCGTAAAAGTACACTTCTAGATATATGGTCAGGGCGACAAATTACAATGCTTAAACAA
It contains:
- the rcn2 gene encoding reticulocalbin-2 gives rise to the protein MGTSSLLAWTLLLFELCSGQSSHQHLHDDRDFGQQHNSDHDMNILMGEKENVELKKLTPAEQKMKMMELVQRIDRNADHLLSEEEITLWIQHVYRKYAMEDAEERFPKFDTNKDGVVTWEEYNMVVHDQLLPFDESVISEDPEQESLRQLHLRERKRFDFADADDKPGLNVSEFLAFTHPSEVDRMADFAVEDVLNQYDRDADGFISLKEFIGDVRGEDGTPSQWEIEETVRFQELYDQDKDGKLNREEQLRWVAPNSYSSAREEALHLIREMDQNGDGKISEAEVLKNQDLFMNSEVTDYGQQLHVSHDEL